CAATAGAGCTCGCGAGCACTAACCCGGTGGCGCCGGGGGTCGTTAGCAGTTCGCGATAGTGATTAGCCATGATTTCTCCCTTTATTCGTCGCTGGCCAGCATCCCGCTGCATGCGCGCAGCCAGTGTTGACCGCGTCCGACATCAAGACCTACGCGGACTGCAAAAGCAACCTTGGCTAAGCAGCAGAAAAACAAAAACCCGCACAAGGCGGGTTTTGTTTTGATCGTTCCCACGCAGAGCGTGGGAACGATCATCACGGCAGGTTTTGTCTGTAACCGGTAAGGCGATCAGTCAGCCAGACGCCAGGTCGTGCCGCCCTTGCCATCTTCCAGCACCACGCCCATGGCGGTGAGCTGGTCACGAATACGGTCAGACTCAGCCCAGTCCTTACCGGCCCGTGCCGCCAGACGCGCTGCAATCAGCGCATCAACTTGCGCCGCATCGACACGCCCTTCAGCGCCCGCCTGGAGGAAATCGTCGGCCTCAAGCTGCAACACGCCCAACACACTGGCCAGTTCTTTCAGACGTGCCGCCAGACCGGCCGCTGCATTGAGATCGCTCTCACGCAGACGGTTGATCTCACGCACCATCTCGAACAGCACCGCGCAGGCTTCCGGCGTACCGAAGTCGTCGTTCATTACCGTGGTGAAACGCTCGACGAACGCTTCGCCGCCGGCCGGCGCCACGTTCGGCAGGCCTTTCAACGCGTGGTAGAAACGCTCGAGTGCGCCTTTGGCGTCCTTGAGGTTGTCTTCCGAGTAGTTGATCGCGCTGCGGTAGTGGCTCGACACCAGCAGGTAACGCACGACTTCCGGGTGGTACTTGTCGAGCACGTCGCGAATGGTGAAGAAGTTGTTCAAGGACTTGGACATCTTCTCGCCATTGATTCGGATCATGCCGCAATGCATCCACGCGTTGGCGTAGGTCTTGCCGGTGGCCGCTTCGCTCTGGGCGATTTCGTTTTCGTGGTGCGGGAATTCCAGATCGCTGCCGCCGCCATGAATGTCGAAAGTCTCACCCAGGCAGCAGGTCGACATCACCGAGCACTCGATGTGCCAGCCCGGACGCCCGGCGCCCCACGGCGATTCCCAGCTTGGCTCGCCCGGTTTGACGCCTTTCCACAGGACGAAGTCCAGCGGATCTTCCTTCGCTTCGTCGACCTCGATCCGCGCACCGATGCGCAAGTCTTCGATCTTCTTGCGCGACAGCTTGCCATAGCCCATGAACTTGCCGACGCGGTAGTACACGTCGCCATTGCCCGGGGCGTAGGCGAAACCCTTGTCGATCAGGGTCTGGATCATCGCGTGCATGCCCGGAATGTGATCCGTGGCGCGCGGTTCCATGTCCGGCTTCTTGATGTTCAGGCGCGCTTCGTCTTCGTGCATCGCGGCGATCATGCGCTCGGTCAACGCTTCGAACGACTCGCCGTTCTCGTTGGCCCGGTTGATGATCTTGTCGTCGATGTCGGTGATGTTACGCACATAGGTCAGGTTGTAACCGCTGAACCGCAACCAGCGGGTCACCAGGTCGAACGCGACCATGCTGCGGCCGTGGCCCAGGTGGCAGTAGTCGTACACGGTCATCCCGCAGACGTACATGCGCACGTTGTTGCCATCGAGCGGCTTGAAGACTTCTTTGCTCTTGGTGAGCGTGTTGTAGATCGTCAGCACGTTAATTTCCTTGACGCTAAATCACTGGCCCCACGAATCACGCAGGGTCACGGTACGGTTGAATACCGGCTGACCTGGTTTCGAGTCCTTGATGTCCGCGACGAAGTAGCCTTCGCGCTCGAACTGGAAACGGTCTTCCGGCTGTGCATTGCCAAGCGATGGCTCAGCACGACAACCGGTCAGCACTTGCAGTGAGTCAGGGTTGATGTTGTCGAGGAAACTGGCGCTGTCTTCAGCCTTCTCCGGATTCGGAGAACGGAACAGACGATCGTACAGACGCACTTCGCACTCGATGCTGGCAGCGGCCGGCACCCAGTGGACCACACCTTTGACCTTGCGGCCTTCAGGGTTTTTACCAAGGGTTTCCGGGTCGTACGAGCAACGCAGTTCGACGATGTTGCCGTCGGCGTCCTTGATCGCTTCGTCGGCACGGATCACGTAGCTGCCGCGCAGACGTACTTCGCCATTCGGCTCCAGGCGCTTGTAGCCCTTTGGCGGTTCTTCCATGAAGTCATCGCGGTCGATGTAGATTTCACGGGCGAACGGCAGCTTGCGCACGCCGAGTTCTTCTTTCTGCGGATGACGCGGCAGTTCGAGGTTCTCGACCTGGTCTTCCGGGTAGTTAGTGATCACGACTTTCAACGGACGCAGCACGCACATGGCGCGCGGGGCGTTCGCGTCCAGGTCCTGACGGATGCTGAACTCGAGCATGCCGAAGTCGACCACGCCATCGGAACGGTTGGTGCCGATCATGTCGCAGAAGTTGCGGATCGAAGCCGGCGTGTAGCCACGGCGGCGGAAGCCAGACAGCGTGGACATGCGCGGATCATCCCAGCCATGGACGTGCTTCTCGTCCACAAGCTGCTTGAGCTTGCGCTTGCTGGTGATGGTGTAGTTGAGGTTCAGGCGGCTGAACTCGTACTGACGCGGGTGCGCCGGCACTGGCAAGGCGTCGAGGAACCACTCGTACAGTGGACGATGGCTTTCGAATTCCAGGGTGCAGATCGAGTGGGTGATGCCTTCGATGGCGTCCGACTGACCGTGGGTGAAGTCGTAGTTCGGGTAGATGCACCACTTGTCACCGGTCTGATGGTGATGAGCGTGGCGGATGCGGTACATGATCGGGTCGCGCAGGTTCATGTTCGGCGAGGCCATATCGATCTTCGCGCGCAGCACGCGGGCGCCGTCCGGGAACTCACCGGCACGCATGCGGGCGAACCAGTCGAGGTTCTCTTCAACCGAACGGTCGCGGAACGGGCTGTTCTTGCCCGGCTCGGTCAGGCTGCCACGGTATTCCTTGGCTTGCTCAGGGGTCAGGTCGTCGACGTAAGCCTTGCCGGCCTTGATCAGCTCAACGGCCCAGTCGTGCAACTGGTCAAAATACTGCGAGGCGTAGCGCACTTCGCCGGACCATTCGAAGCCCAGCCATTTGACGTCGCTTTCGATCGCGTCGATGTATTCCTGGTCTTCCTTGGCCGGGTTGGTGTCGTCGAAACGCAGATGCGTGACGCCGCCGAACTCCTGGGCCAGGCCGAAGTTCACGCAGATCGACTTGGCGTGGCCGATGTGCAGGTAGCCGTTGGGCTCAGGCGGGAAACGGGTGACGATCTGTGTGTGCTTGCCCGAGTCCAGGTCTGCCTGGATGATCGGCCGCAGGAAGTTGACCGGCACGGCGGGGCCGGACTTGGCATTCGAGGTAGGGTCGACAGTGGGCTTGCTCATAGGATCCTTGACTTACATGTGCGCGGCCGCAAAGAGGGGCCAGACAAAACAAAGCCGCTATCATAGCCGATGCTGTCAAGGGGCTGACAGAGCAGGCCCTATAAAGGAACGCATTTAATCGCCGGGAATTGAAAAACAGCCTCGAAATTCGCGCCTGTCACGCTAAACTGCGCACCTTGGCCGAAGCAGGCTGAACCGGTTTTGGGACTCAATGTCCGATAACCACGAATTCCTTATAAAGAGTAGCGATCATGACTCAAGTTAAATTGACCACCAATCATGGCGACATCGTCATCGAACTGAACGCTGAAAAGGCGCCGATCACCGTCGCCAACTTCATCGAGTACGTCAAAGCCGGTCACTACGAAAACACTGTTTTCCACCGTGTCATCGGTAACTTCATGATCCAGGGCGGCGGTTTCGAGCCAGGCATGAAGGAAAAGAAAGACAAGCGCCCAAGCATCCAGAACGAAGCGGACAACGGCCTGCCGAACGAGAAGTACACCGTCGCCATGGCCCGCACCATGGAGCCGCATTCGGCTTCCGCGCAGTTCTTCATCAACGTGGCTGACAACAGCTTCCTGAACCACAGCGCCAAGACCACCCAGGGTTGGGGTTACGCCGTGTTCGGTAAAGTGACCGCCGGTACCGACGTTGTCGACAAGATCAAAGGTGTTTCGACCACTTCCAAGGCCGGCCACCAGGACGTACCAGCAGACGACGTGATCATCGAGAAAGCCGAGATCATCGAAGCGTGATATTGCTGATTTCAGACTTGCATCTGGAAGAGGAGCGCCCGGACATTACCCGGGCGTTTCTGGATTTGCTCGCCGGACGCGCCCGCTCGGCGAGTGCGTTGTATATTCTGGGCGACTTCTTCGAGGCGTGGATTGGCGACGACGCCATGACGCCCTTCCAGCGCTCCATCTGCCAGGCCCTGCGCGAATTGAGCGACAGCGGCACGGCCATTTTTCTGATGCACGGCAATCGCGACTTCATGCTCGGCAAGGCCTTCTGCAAACAGGCCGGCTGCACATTATTGAAGGACCCGAGTGTCGTGCAGTTTTACGGCGAGCCGGTGCTGTTGATGCACGGCGACAGCCTCTGCACCCGCGACGTCGGCTATATGAAGCTGCGTCGTTACCTGCGTAATCCGATCACCCTGTTTATCTTGCGGAACCTGCCTTTAAGCACCCGGCATAAACTGGCGCGCAAACTGCGCAGCGAGAGCCGCGCGCAGGTGCGGATGAAGGCCAATGACATTGTCGATGTCACGCCGGAAGAGATTCCGCGGATCATGCAGGAATTTGGCGTTAAAACCCTGATTCACGGGCACACCCATCGCCCCGCGATCCATAAGCTGCAGCTCGGTGAGCAAGCGGCGAAGCGGATTGTGCTGGGGGATTGGGATCGTCAGGGGTGGGCGTTGCAGGTGGATGAGAGCGGCTATGCCTTGGCGCCGTTCGACTTCGCCCCGCCTCCACAACTGGCAGCGCCGGCTAACTGACGAAACACACAACCAATGTAGGAGTGAGCCTGCTCGCGATGGCGATATCACCTTCAACATCTCTGTTGACGGATACACCGCTATCGCGAGCAGGCTCACTCCTACAGATCAGTGACCGCTGGCGGCCGGCCCCGCCTTGGCAGCAAACGGCGGCTTCGCCAGCCACACGATCAGAATCAACCCCATAAATCCCCACCCCAGCAACGTGAAGTAATCCACGGTGGAAAGCATGTACGCCTGGCTGGTCAAAATCTGATCCATCTGTGCATAAGCCGATTGGCTCGCACCGCCTAAATGATTCAAGGTCTCGCGAGTCGCCGGTTCGAAGGTGCTGATGCTTTCACTCATGTACGCATGATGCTGGTCTGCCCGGCGAATCCAGATCCAAGTGGTCAACGACGCGGCAAAGCTGCCGCCCAACGTCCGCAAGAACGTCGCAAGGCCCGCACCGTCGGCAATCTGGCTCGGCGGCAAGTCCGACATCAGAATGCTCAAGGTCGGCATAAAGAACAGCGCCACACCAATGCCCATGAACAGTTGCACCAGAGCGATGTGCTGGAAGTCCACTTCATTGGTGAACCCGGCGCGCATGAAGCAGCTCAGGCCAATCGCCAGAAACGCCAGCCCGGCCAGCAAGCGCAGGTCGAACTTGTTCGCGTACTTGCCGACAAACGGCGACAGCAGCACCGGCAGAATGCCGATCGGCGCCACAGCCAGACCCGCCCAGGTTGCGGTGTAACCCATTTGCGTCTGCAACCACTGCGGCAGGATCAGATTGATGCCGAAGAATCCGGCGTAACCCAACACCAGCACCAGCGTGCCGATACGGAAGTTGCGATGGGCGAACAGCCGCAGATTCACCACAGGATGCTGGTCGGTCATTTCCCAGATAACGAACACCGCCAGCGCGATCACCGAAATC
The sequence above is drawn from the Pseudomonas sp. FP2196 genome and encodes:
- the cysS gene encoding cysteine--tRNA ligase; this translates as MLTIYNTLTKSKEVFKPLDGNNVRMYVCGMTVYDYCHLGHGRSMVAFDLVTRWLRFSGYNLTYVRNITDIDDKIINRANENGESFEALTERMIAAMHEDEARLNIKKPDMEPRATDHIPGMHAMIQTLIDKGFAYAPGNGDVYYRVGKFMGYGKLSRKKIEDLRIGARIEVDEAKEDPLDFVLWKGVKPGEPSWESPWGAGRPGWHIECSVMSTCCLGETFDIHGGGSDLEFPHHENEIAQSEAATGKTYANAWMHCGMIRINGEKMSKSLNNFFTIRDVLDKYHPEVVRYLLVSSHYRSAINYSEDNLKDAKGALERFYHALKGLPNVAPAGGEAFVERFTTVMNDDFGTPEACAVLFEMVREINRLRESDLNAAAGLAARLKELASVLGVLQLEADDFLQAGAEGRVDAAQVDALIAARLAARAGKDWAESDRIRDQLTAMGVVLEDGKGGTTWRLAD
- a CDS encoding peptidylprolyl isomerase; amino-acid sequence: MTQVKLTTNHGDIVIELNAEKAPITVANFIEYVKAGHYENTVFHRVIGNFMIQGGGFEPGMKEKKDKRPSIQNEADNGLPNEKYTVAMARTMEPHSASAQFFINVADNSFLNHSAKTTQGWGYAVFGKVTAGTDVVDKIKGVSTTSKAGHQDVPADDVIIEKAEIIEA
- the lpxH gene encoding UDP-2,3-diacylglucosamine diphosphatase, which produces MILLISDLHLEEERPDITRAFLDLLAGRARSASALYILGDFFEAWIGDDAMTPFQRSICQALRELSDSGTAIFLMHGNRDFMLGKAFCKQAGCTLLKDPSVVQFYGEPVLLMHGDSLCTRDVGYMKLRRYLRNPITLFILRNLPLSTRHKLARKLRSESRAQVRMKANDIVDVTPEEIPRIMQEFGVKTLIHGHTHRPAIHKLQLGEQAAKRIVLGDWDRQGWALQVDESGYALAPFDFAPPPQLAAPAN
- a CDS encoding DHA2 family efflux MFS transporter permease subunit, whose amino-acid sequence is MSNNASFTPPSLLLSTIGLSLATFMQVLDTTIANVALPTISGNLGVSSEQGTWVITSFAVSNAIALPLTGWLSRRFGEVKLFLWATILFVLASFLCGISTSMPELIGFRVLQGLVAGPLYPMTQTLLIAVYPPAKRGMALALLAMVTVVAPIAGPILGGWITDSYSWPWIFFINVPIGIFAVMVVRSQLAKRPVETSRQPMDYVGLITLIIGVGALQVILDKGNDLDWFESNFIIIGAAISVIALAVFVIWEMTDQHPVVNLRLFAHRNFRIGTLVLVLGYAGFFGINLILPQWLQTQMGYTATWAGLAVAPIGILPVLLSPFVGKYANKFDLRLLAGLAFLAIGLSCFMRAGFTNEVDFQHIALVQLFMGIGVALFFMPTLSILMSDLPPSQIADGAGLATFLRTLGGSFAASLTTWIWIRRADQHHAYMSESISTFEPATRETLNHLGGASQSAYAQMDQILTSQAYMLSTVDYFTLLGWGFMGLILIVWLAKPPFAAKAGPAASGH
- a CDS encoding glutamine--tRNA ligase/YqeY domain fusion protein; amino-acid sequence: MSKPTVDPTSNAKSGPAVPVNFLRPIIQADLDSGKHTQIVTRFPPEPNGYLHIGHAKSICVNFGLAQEFGGVTHLRFDDTNPAKEDQEYIDAIESDVKWLGFEWSGEVRYASQYFDQLHDWAVELIKAGKAYVDDLTPEQAKEYRGSLTEPGKNSPFRDRSVEENLDWFARMRAGEFPDGARVLRAKIDMASPNMNLRDPIMYRIRHAHHHQTGDKWCIYPNYDFTHGQSDAIEGITHSICTLEFESHRPLYEWFLDALPVPAHPRQYEFSRLNLNYTITSKRKLKQLVDEKHVHGWDDPRMSTLSGFRRRGYTPASIRNFCDMIGTNRSDGVVDFGMLEFSIRQDLDANAPRAMCVLRPLKVVITNYPEDQVENLELPRHPQKEELGVRKLPFAREIYIDRDDFMEEPPKGYKRLEPNGEVRLRGSYVIRADEAIKDADGNIVELRCSYDPETLGKNPEGRKVKGVVHWVPAAASIECEVRLYDRLFRSPNPEKAEDSASFLDNINPDSLQVLTGCRAEPSLGNAQPEDRFQFEREGYFVADIKDSKPGQPVFNRTVTLRDSWGQ